Part of the Oscillospiraceae bacterium genome, TAATAACCCGAACGGATAGCGAGCTGAATATAACCTCTGTAACCGAGGACAAAAGTCGCATTCTTAACTGATATGGGAATCCACTTGCCTTTTTCGTTTTTTCGCGGCTGCCCATTATCGTCAAGCTCCCACATCTTTTTTCCGTTCGAGTCCTTCAGCTGGCATTCGAAAGGAACAAGATAATATTGTCCAAGCTGCGGAGACGGGGAAAGATTCAGACTTTCACCAAGCAGCGCTCCGGCGATAATTGACGATGCTTCACAATCCTGTAAAGCAGGATTTACAGCGACAGCTGATGTAATGGCTGCCGTAAAGCTTCTAACGCGATTCGGGTCGCAAAGTGTAGAAGATATAAGCTTTTGATATTGCGGCGTAGTAATCGCCACGCTGAACCTTGCTTTTTGTGGCTTGGGCTGTATCTGATTATTCAAAGTCGTAACCTCCGTTATTTAAATATTCTTTAAGAGCTTTTATTTGTTCTATCTTCCCACGGACCGTGAATGTAACTTCATAGATATTCTTTGATGTGTCTTGTTGCGGTTCTATAGTTTCAACCGGTGAAGCAATGTCTTCTACAGAAGGTATGACAACCGATGTCGGCGCTGCAAGTACAGTTTCTTCAAGAAGAGTATCGTCAACCTTCGCGATAGCTGCTGCTCTTGCTTCATCTGCGGCTCTTCGCTCATCAGCTTTGCGCCGTTCATCTTCAATTTGTTTATGGCGTTGAGATACCGCCATGATCGCTTGTGCCGCATTTCCGGTTTTTCTATATTCAACGAGGATTTCATCATGATCGTTTTGCGTTGCAATCATAGATATATCTTCTTGCACGCGGTCAAGGTATTTTTTAGCTTGTTCTTTAAGGCTTTTAAGACTGGCGGATAGCGTAACATTGATATTGGCATTCTTTAAAGGAGCATCCACCTCACCGAGACCGAGACTTAAACGGTATTCGTAAAAGAATTCCGATATGGCTTTGAATTTTTCGTCTTTGAGTGAATTCTCCACATCAGCGATCTTTTGAGCAAGGGCTTTATCCGCGCATTTAAACGGATCAGCGATGCACTCCCTATATATTTTCTCAAATGCTTCATACGGAGCAAATATCTGCGCTTTGACATCTTTCCGACGCTCTTCAAAAAGGTTAAATTCTTTATTAAGAGTAGCACGTGATGTTTTTACCGACTTAACTGTATCTTCCGTACATATAAGGGAAAGCGCTTCCGCTGTTGCCGCTTCGACTT contains:
- a CDS encoding DUF1351 domain-containing protein; amino-acid sequence: MENNNKTEIISSDVIIIKQLPVIEEQLQKIKGEVEAATAEALSLICTEDTVKSVKTSRATLNKEFNLFEERRKDVKAQIFAPYEAFEKIYRECIADPFKCADKALAQKIADVENSLKDEKFKAISEFFYEYRLSLGLGEVDAPLKNANINVTLSASLKSLKEQAKKYLDRVQEDISMIATQNDHDEILVEYRKTGNAAQAIMAVSQRHKQIEDERRKADERRAADEARAAAIAKVDDTLLEETVLAAPTSVVIPSVEDIASPVETIEPQQDTSKNIYEVTFTVRGKIEQIKALKEYLNNGGYDFE